The genomic interval attcaattaaaatattttccttatataaagtttatttttctaattacattttattctttctttttatttatttaagtagtttggaataatattttaaatttctcatccaaaataattatcatattattctaaaaatatttacactCAGTATTTTGTTATGAACTTAAtctttaaacatttaattttattcataattcttaatttttttcgaatattaatttgtttaaattatggCTTCGGTATAACTTACATAGTCATGAATTTTTAGTAAAGTGTTGAGTGAGGCAATGCAGTGAATATAACATTagaatgtgaaaaaaattagaaaaaggtaCAATAGGGGAGtttcttttacatgtttttcattttcttaggcaaattaaatgtcattaaatgattgaaatttaaattgaaactaTGAACTTAAGCATAGATGAACAGTTACAAAATCTTAAagattagttttatttaaataatggtCAACTGGTCAATGGTCAATGGTCAATGGTGAACTCAAGTGGGTATTGCTTAGCTTGTGAGAAGTACAAAATAGTAAAGCTTCTATAATGAAAGGATGTAATGTGTGCAACTTTTAAAGATATGATTGGTAGGAGGGTAGAATTGGGATTCCAATTTTCTCTTGACCAAGTCAACCAGGcaaacatacaacaataaatttGCCATTAAAgccaaaaagaaaaaggcaattgcacttaaatttcttataataatttatacaattaaatatgattttatttctaaattttaccatgaatttttttttacactttaaaaattaataaatataatactaCTAATCTAATtgtattgattttcttttacgcactaaataacattttaaattgatatttaaattatttatactatttaacatattttaacttttcaaaacacTATTTAACacatacaaataataatgacattaaattaaaatgtattaaaattaaaaaaaatagtgaattttaattttacatttaaacttagagattaaaaatatatttaattaacaatttttataataaaaaatataagtaataatgAATGTTGTAATTTCTTTTCTCAATAAAAATACCTACATACCAACTATGCATAACAGGTGCTTTGTAGCAAGTAATAAATTAAGATGGGTTAATTAGAAgaatcattaaaaatatgttttaataattcCAAGTTGAGGAAGACTGATAATTGAAGGGAAATAAATGCCTACAATTGGAAACTCCTTTTTTAACCATGTATTGCTTAACTTGTACAAACAGCTTTCTTGGGTTTTcaacatgtttccatgtttggTAGTCAATTTCAGCCTCAATTTTAGACAATCTAGGGTTCTTTTCCTTTGTTTCCATCTTCAGAATTTCTGAgtgacagtttttttttttatcaacgaaaacataaaaatctattcgacatattttaaaatttacttttcaatttttaatcaatataataaaatttagggTTTCATGGAGTATTTATACACTAGGTTACTATCTTCTTAATGTACTTTGACATGAGTATAATAAAGTTAATCTTTAAATCTCTTGCactgaaaatagaaaagaataaCGGGATactattacaataattaatttctattagAAACACAAATTACATTTTAGTTGGGAATCTCATTCCCAAAATTTAGAAACTCTAAATTGACCactactttttgttttttctattttgaacaAGTCATTACTTTTTAGGTCAAATTGTTGGTTTTGACGTGGATTTATGCTTATTACATGTTAACGgagtttaacaattttttttctcgctatatatatttataaaattatggtaaaaagtaatattaacaCACTTCTCTGgtcaatatatatgtattttaagcGTAAAAGTTAGTATTAATAGACAGTTTAATAACTATCTGagtagataaaataatatatctaacaaacgttaaattttgttaatatgatACTATGTTAAAAAGTAACTTTAACAAGTCTAAttcaataacataaaattattatgtaaGATAAGGTTTGCATCTAGTGTATAttataaaggataatgatattttgacaatattttttttacaatatttttacatcaTCTACATatcattctgtgattgattcaaaattactctacaatcaataataataataataatcataaacactaccATAAATTAATCactaaataacatataaattatattaaaatattataaaaaaaatattatcaaaatatcactgTCCTATTGTAAAATATCTTATCACTGAACTTCTAACCTATCCAACCAACAAttaatctatttatattattaatgtaaaacaCAAAAGTAGTAAAGACAAGACATAATTTCACATTACAATTTCCGAAGCAGATCTTGATACCCTCTTTACCTTTTGTAGCAAACACACAATATTGTGGTTCTCAACTCCAAGAATTCATGTGTTGGTGTCTTACATTGGCAAGCCATGGCAACTATGGCATAAAACCTATGGTTTGTTTCACGTAGTTTTGGGAAAAaaacaagagagagaaaatatctgaACGACACACATGCTAAGATACGGAACATTGTCTGCCAGTTTGGGACTCATTTCATATTCAACTAAAGAATGGAGATTCACCTCTGTTCAATCTCTTTCCTTTGTGTCGTGTCTGGACTCATACAAGTTTGTTCTATTATTCTTTTTCACAAACTTATTCTATTATTCTCAATGCTTTTCGAATTGGAATGTCGTGATATGTGTGCTTCGAACTTGCACCTCGACTGCATTTTAATCAACCAAGGATTTTGAATCCATTAAAGAATCAAATTTGCAGCAGtaaaaatttgaactttttatgattttaatcatTGGGatagttttaaatgttttattttaatgatatgaCTGGAAAAGTTTACCagcatgtaaaaaaataatgtaatattatgATGAATATGGAAAGAGAAAAGTTGCGTCATAAAGTCCAAGAAGATTCTTTACTGCATCACAGAAGAGAAGCTCCTGGAAAATTCGTACCATGCCATGCGATAACTCTAGTTTAAAACTCTACTTTTTGACTCATTTGTTTGCTCCATTCTCATACATCTACCTtcctttataaatttatacGCATGACATACGCATACTCACTTCACTCACTCGTTTTTGGAACCTTTCACTGTGCAAAACTTTGATGTCTACACCCTTTGAACATGATTACATAGGCTTAGCAGAGACTCCATACATGGAGAAAAGCTGTGATAAGATATCCTCTTCAGTTTCCTCCAACCTTTTATCTGAGGATGAGAACAGTTCATCTCTGAACTTCAAGGAGACAGAGCTGAGGCTTGGTCTGCCAGGTTGTGAGTTTTCTGAGAACAAACCAGGAGCTGCAGGGATCTCTCTTTTTGGCAAGGATTTGCAGAGTAGTGGCTATTCTGCTTCCTCAACTCCTTCCAAGAACCTCAAGAGGGGTTTCTCTGATACCATTagttcctcctcctcctcttctggGAAATGGATTTTCTCAGGCAGTGATGCAACTGGGGATGATTTGAGAAATGGGGCTAATACCTCTGCACTCTGCAACAAAGAGGTTGGTTTGGTTCCTCACTCTGAGAAGCCGCCTCAGGTTTCTGCAACTGCAACAATTGAACATGCTACTGCTCCTGCTGAAAAGTAAGTTTTCCTCACATATTAATGCTTTACATAAACGTTTTGTTAAACTTCTTCAAGTATCTATAgcagaagaagaacaagaaaagttCAAATATTTGATGTTAACTAGCTTTTTCATAAACTAGCTTAAGGTTttgtaactaaaattttaagGGGTATGAGACTTACTGTGTTCTTTCTGTTATAGACTTTGTTGAAAACATTCGTTAATGCATCAGTCCACTGagtgtttgttttgttcaacTTTTATTTGTGTTAAAGATGAAGTTTTTGGTGAAAATTCAATCAAATGGCTGTTGATTTCTTTATGGggttatttttttctgtttgatTATTGATATTGTGTTCTGTGGGGTGACAAGTTAAACATGAAACCTTTTTGTTTCAGAGCACAAGTTGTGGGATGGCCACCGATTCGGTCTTTTCGGAAGAACAGAATGGCCTATAATTTGGCAAAAAGCAACACTGAATCTGAGGAGAAATCAAGAGTTGGTTGTCTTTATGTTAAGGTCAGCATGGATGGCGCACCTTATCTCAGAAAGGTTGATCTGAAAAACCACTGCAACTATATTGAACTTTCTTCTGCTCTTGAGAAAATGTTCAGCTGCTTTACCATTGGTATGCTACTCAATCTGTCACATTCATCATGCTTAATTCAATGCAATTGATGATCAAATTAGACACTTCAAGTTAACAAGATTATAAAAACTTTGTATCAATTTGGACAATAATTTCTCTTATATTTAAACTGCGAGATACAATACCTATAAAATCTGAGTCTAATGTGATATTACTTTTTATCCAAAACCTTTATGACAAATGTGTTTTCGAAAGCAGGTCAATGTAGTGCACGTGGAGTTTCTGGTGGGAAAGAGGGATTGAGTGAGAGAGCTTTCAAGGATCTTGTTGATGGCTCTGAATATGTTCTTACTTATGAAGATAAAGATGGAGATTGGATGCTAATGGGTGATGTGCCTTGGGAGTAAGTTGCCTTTTTCAttaggtttaaatctttttttcttttttttctccctaagttataagcggatgttcagtttagtcccatttttaaaaatgtaaacttttgatttctaagttataaaaaatgtatcaaatgagtcattttttgatgttcatggtcaaaatacaaaaagcaatctaaagtgctgttattgttaagaaacaaatcagaacaatctaaagatgtagcagttgttaagaaacaaccaaaaacagtatttcaagttaaaaaatgactcatttgatacattttttataacttagggaccaaagatttacatttttaaaaacgggaactaaactgaacatctgcttataacttagggaccaaaaagaggtttaaaccttttcaTTATGTTTATGATTCATTACTCAATAAATCACATCCTTTTTGCTACTATACTTAGATAACAAATAGGTAATTTAGATAATAAAGTTAGTGTTTGATCGTGTTTATTGACTAATGCAATGATAACTTGTGACTACAGAATGTTCACTGAGTCATGTAAGAAACTAAGGATAATGAAAGGCTCGGAGGCAATTGGACTAGGTATATATATCTATTACTGCTATAAATTATAGAAACAGTTTATACATGTATAATGAATatgatatatactttttttatagtTGAAATAATAATGGAagattaacttaaaatatattatggattTGGTTGCAGCTCCAAGGGCAATGGAAAAATCTAGGAGCCAATATTATTAGTACAGAAGATTCTGCTCTACTATTTGGTCATTTGCTGAAGCATATAAAGAAGGGTTAGAAGAGAATTTGAGTCTATAGTTATAGTCGTGTATTAAATAAAGCAAAAACGAAACGCGTTTCAGTTTTTGTGCGTTTGGACACTGATAGGTTTCAGTTTCCTtgttaatatgaaatattttgctGTTCGCTCATATGGTGTGTTAAGATTGTCTTAGTATcaaatttttcaattcattCATGAATTCTTAGTATCAGATTATATATAGAGAAATATTACACTTCAATGTGTAACAACAAAGTTTGGTTTTTGGTAAAGCTCAATTTTAATCTTCTTTATTCGGAAAAGCAAAATtaccaaatataattttttttttgataaaatgtcTGTTCATAAATATTATCAATGAATCAAAAAATTTTGTCCGTAGTGATGTTCAAAAAGATTATTAATTAGTGAtgatataaatttgttaataattattaacaaattttttaattttttttctctttttttttattcttcttcctcattattgtctattactattattattattattattattattattattattattattattattattattattattgtatatgtCATTTTATCTCTTTCTATTCTTTATTTGTTGATGTTATCAccacttcttctttcttttcttaattttcttctttctcaaccattttcatttaatttataacatatatttcgtcaaatttaatgaaaaaacaaatttaccaagtaatgttaaaaaatataattagtgaCATTTATCgatcaattttcaaaaattcaataattgaCAGatattttaaccaattttactataatatgatcaaaactaaaactaaagtagaaactttaaaaactattttacagacaaaatataaaaaaggtgAAAGGAGGATTTATTAAAACTAGATTCATAATCAATGAATATATTCATTCATAATTAAAGTcttaaaatttatcaatcaaattattgttaaattatattttattaataaattttttcgtTAATAATCCTATTttatcaaaacattttttttaattaaattttcatcaataacgtgatattttcttgtaatgaatgtAATAGCAAAGTCAATCTAAACTcagttgaaaattttcattatgaTATGAccatgtttataaaaaatatgagaacAACTATTTTGGTAAATaacataagtaatataaaattttgtattattagaaaatattttttaatattaataattcttttgaattaaataaaaaaggaatagaAGAAAAGCCAACAATTAATatctaaacaaataaaattgaaattaaaatattattaatttattatgataattttaaataataatattgttgtgttgaaattaatgaaaatttgattatgttggttgtaatgttaatattttttattttttatatatttttgtttatttatattcgaatatgcatttaattttgCAAAGTATGAATACCTTACTAATTTTTGGTGATGGCTAGattagttaattttgtttttttgtatatataaattttgttgttaaaaaTTTGATAGTTAATAAATTTGactgttaatatattttgatatgttaataaattttgacatGCGTGATACTTGTGTAATATTAAATAGCCAAAAAGTGTAGaactcaagaaaaataaatgaacttgtcaaatcaatttattttttattttgataaagaaTCTCAACatgaattaattcaaataagataCGTGTAGGAGTAATATATCtcgtttaaattattataacacttttaatgattttgtattaatttttttattagttttgtaaCTTATCCttaatataagaattttattacttttataaatatttggcCTTTATTTAGTTGTTATTTAGATTCATTCAGTTATAATTgtctttttactatttaatattaaaaaaatatatgtatattattttgacattaaatatatgataatattattttttatttattgtatttttaatttttataaaaattaactaatatttgAGATA from Vigna radiata var. radiata cultivar VC1973A chromosome 9, Vradiata_ver6, whole genome shotgun sequence carries:
- the LOC106774072 gene encoding auxin-responsive protein IAA27: MSTPFEHDYIGLAETPYMEKSCDKISSSVSSNLLSEDENSSSLNFKETELRLGLPGCEFSENKPGAAGISLFGKDLQSSGYSASSTPSKNLKRGFSDTISSSSSSSGKWIFSGSDATGDDLRNGANTSALCNKEVGLVPHSEKPPQVSATATIEHATAPAEKAQVVGWPPIRSFRKNRMAYNLAKSNTESEEKSRVGCLYVKVSMDGAPYLRKVDLKNHCNYIELSSALEKMFSCFTIGQCSARGVSGGKEGLSERAFKDLVDGSEYVLTYEDKDGDWMLMGDVPWEMFTESCKKLRIMKGSEAIGLAPRAMEKSRSQYY